One Paraburkholderia agricolaris genomic region harbors:
- a CDS encoding efflux transporter outer membrane subunit has protein sequence MKHWVLGFTILGLYGCGTHAPIDSGITPPATWQYSTAADTPTRPTTPTRPVRTDWWNEFGNSELNSLVRQADTDSFDLAASIARVEQAQASARIAGAALLPTVSGFADASRQGGLLVSDTELAGTAFDLGLAASYELDFWGRNRALRDAALARLRASGFDRDTVALTLNADVTNTWLQTVALRERYGIAQENLKIAQQILATVESQFRAGAATPIDLAQQRAVVAAQRRSTALLGQQANDSHATLAVLLGIPVSRLQLSTTALDGLRIPGIDAGVPSSLLVQRPDLARAEAQLQAASANVTAARAAMLPGVTLTGSVGFGNDRIRTLFDNSLYSIAAGLSAPIFSGGSLAAGRDLAVSQKEELLANYRQAIIAAFGDVERSLNAIQGIDAQRAAQTDELDEARRALALAQSRYRAGAETLLVVLAAQQTRYRAEDENVQLRLARLQGAVSLFRALGGGWRDGGVQAGAGRSG, from the coding sequence ATGAAACACTGGGTACTCGGTTTCACCATTCTTGGACTGTACGGGTGCGGTACGCATGCGCCCATCGACAGCGGCATCACCCCGCCCGCCACATGGCAGTATTCGACGGCCGCCGATACACCGACCCGGCCGACCACGCCGACCCGGCCGGTCCGGACAGACTGGTGGAACGAGTTCGGCAACAGCGAACTGAACAGCCTTGTCAGGCAGGCGGACACGGATAGCTTCGACCTTGCGGCCTCGATTGCACGCGTCGAGCAGGCTCAGGCCAGTGCGCGGATCGCCGGCGCGGCGTTGCTGCCTACCGTGTCGGGTTTTGCCGATGCCAGCAGGCAAGGCGGCCTGCTTGTCAGCGACACCGAATTGGCCGGAACGGCTTTCGACCTGGGTCTCGCCGCCAGCTATGAACTCGACTTCTGGGGGCGCAATCGTGCGCTTCGCGATGCGGCGCTCGCCCGGCTTCGCGCCTCCGGGTTCGACCGCGACACCGTGGCGCTCACGTTGAATGCGGACGTCACCAACACCTGGTTGCAGACCGTCGCATTGCGCGAACGATACGGCATCGCCCAGGAAAATCTGAAGATTGCCCAGCAGATTCTCGCCACTGTCGAATCGCAGTTCAGGGCGGGGGCGGCAACGCCAATCGATCTTGCCCAGCAACGTGCGGTTGTCGCCGCGCAGCGCCGCAGCACCGCCCTGCTCGGTCAACAGGCAAACGACAGCCACGCGACGCTCGCGGTGTTGCTCGGCATTCCGGTGTCACGCCTGCAGCTTTCAACGACGGCATTGGACGGACTGCGTATCCCCGGCATTGACGCCGGGGTTCCCTCGTCGCTGCTGGTTCAGCGTCCGGACCTCGCGCGCGCCGAAGCACAGCTTCAGGCCGCCAGTGCGAATGTCACGGCCGCGCGTGCCGCGATGCTGCCGGGCGTTACCTTGACGGGTTCTGTCGGGTTCGGTAACGACCGTATTCGTACGCTGTTCGACAACTCCTTGTATAGCATCGCGGCGGGCTTGAGCGCACCGATCTTCAGCGGTGGCTCACTCGCGGCGGGCCGCGATCTCGCCGTCTCGCAGAAAGAAGAACTGCTCGCCAATTACCGGCAGGCGATCATCGCCGCGTTCGGCGACGTCGAGCGATCTCTCAATGCGATCCAGGGGATCGACGCGCAACGCGCGGCGCAGACCGACGAGCTGGATGAAGCGCGGCGCGCCCTTGCACTGGCACAGAGCCGGTATCGGGCAGGCGCCGAAACCTTGCTTGTCGTACTGGCCGCACAGCAGACGCGGTACCGCGCAGAGGATGAGAACGTTCAGTTGCGACTGGCGCGTTTGCAGGGCGCGGTGTCGCTATTCCGGGCGCTGGGCGGAGGCTGGCGCGATGGTGGGGTGCAGGCCGGCGCCGGTCGTAGCGGCTGA
- the dusA gene encoding tRNA dihydrouridine(20/20a) synthase DusA, with the protein MSLAQTPSPRRVSVAPMMDWTDRHCRSLHRVISRHTWLYTEMVTTGALLHGDVPRHLAFTPEEAPVALQLGGSEPDDLARSARLGEQWGYDEINLNCGCPSERVQRGAFGACLMNEPQLVADCVKAMRDAVSIPVTVKHRIGVDAVEEYDFVRDFVGTIADAGCNVFVVHARNAILKGLSPKENREIPPLKYDYAYQLKRDFPHLEIIINGGIKTLDEVETHLQHVDGVMLGREAYHNPYVLADVDARFYGATDAPLTREQVEAKLIEYCTAEMARGTYLGAITRHALGLYRGEAGARGWRRVLSDSKRLAARDLSIFDEARQHLREPVEIFE; encoded by the coding sequence ATGTCTTTAGCTCAAACTCCCAGTCCACGCCGCGTGTCCGTCGCGCCGATGATGGACTGGACCGATCGCCACTGCCGCTCGCTGCATCGCGTGATATCGCGCCATACGTGGCTCTACACCGAAATGGTCACCACCGGCGCGTTGCTGCACGGCGACGTGCCGCGCCATCTGGCGTTTACGCCCGAAGAAGCGCCGGTTGCCTTGCAGCTCGGCGGCAGCGAGCCGGACGATCTCGCGCGTTCAGCGAGGCTGGGCGAGCAATGGGGCTATGACGAGATCAATCTGAATTGCGGCTGCCCGTCCGAGCGCGTGCAGCGCGGTGCGTTCGGCGCTTGCCTGATGAACGAGCCGCAACTCGTTGCCGATTGCGTGAAAGCCATGCGCGACGCCGTCTCAATACCGGTGACGGTCAAGCACCGGATCGGCGTGGATGCGGTCGAAGAATATGACTTCGTGCGCGACTTCGTCGGCACGATCGCGGACGCCGGCTGCAACGTGTTCGTCGTGCACGCGCGTAATGCGATTCTCAAGGGCCTGAGCCCGAAAGAGAACCGTGAAATTCCGCCGCTCAAATACGACTACGCGTATCAGCTGAAGCGCGATTTCCCGCATCTGGAGATCATCATCAATGGCGGCATCAAGACGCTTGATGAAGTGGAGACACATCTTCAGCACGTCGACGGTGTAATGCTCGGGCGCGAGGCTTATCACAACCCTTATGTGCTGGCCGATGTCGATGCGCGCTTCTATGGCGCGACGGATGCACCGCTCACGCGCGAGCAGGTCGAGGCGAAACTGATCGAATATTGCACGGCTGAAATGGCGCGCGGCACGTACCTTGGTGCGATCACGCGTCATGCGCTCGGTCTCTACCGCGGGGAAGCCGGTGCACGAGGATGGCGTCGCGTGTTGTCGGATAGCAAACGCCTGGCCGCGCGCGATCTGAGTATCTTCGACGAGGCAAGACAGCATCTGCGTGAGCCGGTCGAAATTTTTGAATAA
- a CDS encoding glyoxalase superfamily protein yields MHLARAIPIIRIFSEEKAREFYVDFLGFTIDWEHRFEANTPLYAQVRRSDLILHLSEHYGDATPGSTIYVPMQGIDALHAELQRKDYKYGKPGVEDEPWGKVLETIDPFGNRIRFCESPEEEKREA; encoded by the coding sequence ATGCACCTCGCGCGCGCTATTCCGATCATCCGTATTTTCTCGGAAGAGAAAGCCAGAGAGTTTTACGTGGACTTTCTCGGCTTTACCATCGACTGGGAACACCGCTTCGAGGCGAATACTCCGCTCTATGCGCAAGTGCGCCGTTCCGATCTGATTTTGCACTTGAGCGAGCATTATGGCGATGCGACGCCGGGCTCGACGATTTACGTGCCGATGCAGGGCATCGACGCGTTGCATGCCGAACTTCAGCGCAAAGACTATAAGTACGGAAAGCCGGGCGTTGAAGATGAGCCCTGGGGGAAAGTGCTCGAGACGATCGATCCGTTCGGTAACCGGATCCGGTTCTGCGAATCGCCGGAAGAGGAAAAGCGCGAGGCGTGA
- a CDS encoding DUF6566 family protein, whose protein sequence is MEPKGPDMGDYQERYQDYDIEVAVEQVLTGVKAHFRVLRNDAVVVDWRLVHIDTLWPTEHAAAEAGFRAARETIDAGLSG, encoded by the coding sequence ATGGAGCCGAAAGGCCCCGACATGGGCGACTACCAGGAGCGCTATCAGGACTACGACATCGAAGTTGCCGTCGAGCAGGTGCTGACCGGCGTCAAGGCGCATTTTCGGGTGTTGCGCAACGACGCGGTGGTGGTCGACTGGCGCCTCGTCCACATCGACACTCTATGGCCCACGGAGCATGCTGCCGCAGAGGCCGGCTTCAGGGCGGCGCGCGAAACGATCGATGCCGGCCTTAGCGGATAA
- a CDS encoding TOBE domain-containing protein: protein MTISAINVRNQFKGKVKEIIRGPVVSEVDVDTPFGIVTSVITTRSVDELDLKVGSEVVALVKSTEVSIARL, encoded by the coding sequence ATGACCATTTCCGCAATCAACGTACGCAATCAGTTCAAAGGCAAGGTCAAGGAAATCATCCGCGGGCCGGTCGTGTCCGAGGTCGATGTGGACACGCCGTTCGGTATCGTCACTTCGGTGATCACCACGCGCTCGGTCGACGAACTCGACCTGAAGGTCGGCTCGGAAGTGGTCGCGCTGGTGAAGTCCACGGAGGTGTCGATCGCGCGTCTTTAA
- a CDS encoding ATP-binding cassette domain-containing protein encodes MSATTLSTSFGGIAGSDLEAELAQPRTADHDADEAAGFDRAEPSHDRQRDQRVSVLPAATGASARNDARRSADYSVELRGVGKQYGERKVLSDFDLSIERGSFVAIVGRSGCGKSTLLRLVAGLEKATSGVLEKRTEDGRPLDTRIMFQDARLLPWKSVLQNVMLGLGRSAREDARAVLAEVGLLERANDWPAQLSGGQRQRVALARALVHRPQLLLLDEPLGALDALTRIEMHALIERLWREHQFTALLVTHDVHEAVALGDRILLIEEGRIALDQPVPLARPRARASAGFAALEEHVLQRVLKTAPNDDALSQRAYDARDEGRLTRPTDVRWAV; translated from the coding sequence ATGAGCGCAACCACATTGTCGACGTCGTTCGGCGGCATCGCGGGCAGCGATCTCGAAGCCGAACTGGCGCAACCGCGCACCGCCGATCACGACGCGGATGAGGCTGCGGGTTTCGATCGGGCGGAACCCTCGCACGATCGTCAACGCGACCAGCGCGTGAGCGTTCTGCCTGCAGCGACGGGAGCCTCGGCGCGCAATGACGCACGCCGCTCCGCCGACTATTCGGTCGAGTTGCGCGGTGTCGGCAAGCAGTACGGCGAGCGCAAGGTGTTGTCCGATTTTGATCTGTCGATCGAGCGCGGCAGCTTTGTCGCTATCGTCGGCCGGAGCGGCTGCGGGAAATCGACCTTGCTGCGCCTCGTCGCGGGTCTGGAAAAGGCCACCTCGGGGGTGCTCGAGAAACGCACCGAAGACGGCCGGCCGCTCGACACTCGCATCATGTTTCAGGACGCGCGGCTTCTGCCCTGGAAGAGCGTGCTGCAAAACGTGATGCTCGGCCTCGGCCGCAGTGCGCGTGAGGATGCGCGGGCCGTGCTCGCCGAAGTCGGTTTGCTGGAACGCGCCAACGACTGGCCCGCGCAGCTCTCCGGCGGTCAGCGTCAGCGGGTGGCGCTGGCGCGTGCACTGGTGCATCGGCCGCAATTGCTGCTGCTCGACGAACCGCTCGGCGCGCTCGACGCGTTGACGCGCATCGAAATGCACGCACTGATCGAACGCCTGTGGCGTGAGCATCAATTTACCGCGCTGCTGGTGACGCACGACGTGCATGAAGCCGTCGCGCTAGGCGACCGGATTCTGCTGATCGAAGAAGGGCGCATCGCGCTCGATCAGCCGGTACCGCTGGCGCGCCCGCGGGCACGTGCATCGGCCGGGTTCGCCGCGCTGGAAGAACATGTGTTGCAACGCGTACTGAAGACGGCGCCGAATGACGACGCGCTGTCCCAGCGTGCTTACGACGCACGTGACGAGGGCCGCCTCACGCGGCCGACGGACGTCCGCTGGGCCGTCTGA
- the ssuC gene encoding aliphatic sulfonate ABC transporter permease SsuC, with protein sequence MAQSTLSAGQGTDAVARSSASLAVLRRIGAHLAPWLAPLAILLAWEFAARSGILSTRVLPEPLAVVKAAWSLIQSGEMWADVKVSTWRAVSGFAIGGGIGLVLGLATGLFKSAEIALDSTVQMVRNIPALAMIPLVILWFGIEEEAKVFLVALGVFFPIYVNTFHGIRSVDANLIEMARSYGVKGFALYRHVVLPGALPSILVGVRFAFGLMWVTLIVAETISAQSGIGYMTMNAREFLQTDVVVVGILLYAGLGKLADVLAKSLERVSLRWHPAYQRGAKT encoded by the coding sequence ATGGCTCAATCCACTTTGAGCGCGGGACAAGGCACTGACGCCGTCGCTCGTTCGAGCGCGAGTCTCGCCGTCTTGCGCCGCATCGGTGCGCATCTTGCGCCGTGGCTCGCGCCGCTCGCGATTCTGCTGGCATGGGAATTCGCCGCCCGCAGCGGCATTCTCTCGACCCGCGTGCTGCCCGAACCGCTCGCGGTCGTGAAGGCCGCGTGGTCGCTGATCCAGTCCGGCGAAATGTGGGCGGACGTGAAGGTCAGCACGTGGCGCGCGGTGTCGGGCTTTGCGATCGGTGGCGGCATCGGACTCGTGCTCGGCCTTGCAACGGGTCTGTTCAAATCCGCCGAAATCGCGCTCGATTCGACCGTGCAGATGGTCCGCAACATTCCCGCGCTGGCGATGATCCCCCTCGTGATCCTGTGGTTCGGTATCGAGGAAGAGGCGAAAGTGTTTCTCGTCGCGCTGGGCGTGTTTTTTCCGATCTACGTGAACACCTTCCACGGCATCCGCTCGGTCGATGCCAATCTGATCGAAATGGCACGCAGTTACGGCGTGAAGGGTTTCGCACTTTACCGGCACGTGGTGCTGCCCGGCGCGTTGCCGTCGATTCTGGTCGGCGTGCGGTTCGCGTTCGGGCTGATGTGGGTCACGCTGATCGTTGCCGAAACCATTTCCGCGCAGTCGGGAATCGGCTACATGACGATGAATGCCCGCGAATTCCTGCAAACCGATGTGGTGGTGGTCGGCATCCTGCTGTACGCGGGGCTCGGCAAACTCGCCGACGTGCTGGCCAAGAGTCTCGAGCGCGTGTCGCTGCGTTGGCACCCGGCTTATCAACGAGGAGCGAAAACATGA
- the ssuD gene encoding FMNH2-dependent alkanesulfonate monooxygenase — MNVFWFIPTHGDSRYLGTSQGARAADYDYFQQIAVAADTLGYEGVLLPTGRSCEDAWVVASSLIAATKRLKFLVAIRPGISSPGLAARMAATFDRLSNGRLLINVVTGGDSAELEGDGVFVDHDTRYEITDEFLHIWRKLLSAAHTNDAIDFEGKHLTSKGGKALYPPVQNPHPPLWFGGSSAAAHDIAGDHIDTYLTWGEPPAAVAKKIADIRARAEARGRTIKFGIRLHVIVRETEEEAWAAADKLISKLDDETISRAQASFSKMDSEGQRRMAALHGGKRGGRAELEVYPHLWAGVGLVRGGAGTALVGNPEQVAALMNEYAALGIDTFILSGYPHLEESYRFAELVFPLLPGRQIKTAGGPLSGPFGEIVGNNYLPKAASSS, encoded by the coding sequence ATGAATGTGTTCTGGTTCATTCCGACTCACGGCGACAGCCGTTATCTCGGTACGTCCCAAGGCGCACGCGCAGCCGATTACGACTACTTCCAGCAGATCGCCGTCGCCGCCGATACGCTCGGCTACGAGGGCGTGCTGCTGCCGACCGGCCGCTCGTGCGAAGACGCGTGGGTCGTCGCGTCGAGCCTGATTGCCGCGACCAAACGTCTGAAGTTTCTGGTGGCGATCCGGCCGGGTATTTCGTCGCCGGGTCTGGCGGCGCGCATGGCCGCGACCTTCGACCGGCTGTCGAACGGGCGTCTGCTGATCAACGTCGTGACCGGCGGCGATTCGGCTGAACTGGAAGGCGACGGCGTATTCGTCGATCACGACACACGCTATGAAATCACCGACGAATTCCTGCATATCTGGCGCAAGCTGCTGAGCGCCGCGCATACCAACGACGCGATCGACTTCGAGGGCAAGCATCTGACCTCGAAGGGCGGCAAGGCGCTGTATCCGCCGGTGCAGAACCCGCATCCGCCGCTGTGGTTCGGCGGGTCGTCGGCGGCGGCGCACGATATCGCGGGCGATCACATCGACACGTATCTGACGTGGGGCGAGCCGCCCGCGGCTGTCGCGAAGAAGATCGCCGACATTCGCGCCCGTGCCGAAGCGCGTGGCCGCACGATCAAGTTCGGCATTCGCCTGCACGTCATCGTGCGCGAAACCGAAGAAGAAGCGTGGGCTGCCGCCGACAAGCTGATCAGCAAGCTCGACGACGAAACCATTTCCCGTGCCCAGGCTTCCTTCTCGAAGATGGATTCCGAAGGACAGCGCCGCATGGCCGCCTTGCACGGCGGCAAGCGCGGCGGCCGCGCCGAACTCGAGGTGTATCCGCATCTGTGGGCGGGCGTCGGGCTGGTGCGCGGCGGCGCGGGAACGGCGCTGGTCGGCAATCCCGAGCAGGTGGCCGCGCTCATGAACGAATACGCGGCGCTTGGTATCGACACGTTCATCCTGTCCGGCTATCCGCATCTCGAAGAATCGTACCGCTTCGCCGAACTGGTGTTTCCGTTGCTGCCGGGCCGGCAGATCAAGACCGCTGGCGGTCCGCTGTCCGGGCCGTTTGGCGAGATCGTCGGCAACAACTATCTGCCGAAAGCGGCGAGTTCGAGCTGA
- a CDS encoding enoyl-CoA hydratase/isomerase family protein has protein sequence MSISTSPAVSDEVATYVANRIGFIELERPKALNALSTGMIRAMHAALDQWREDPDVLAVVVRSAHPRAFCAGGDIRFLYESAQRGEQDARDTFFIEEYRLNHAIFTYPKPYIALMNGVVMGGGMGISQGAHRTGGLRVVTDSTKMAMPETRIGLFPDVGASWFLARTPGALGRYLAVTGETIGAADALYAGLADTYIEDSALPALVDTLRTELFERGADVVACIERETAAHQVVPEPDAAPLASTRGLIDRHFALPDVVQILASLERGREQGGEAADWAEQTIAVLRERSPLSMAVSLEVVTRAEGSMADVLRGDLDLTRTSFAQGDTIEGIRARIIDKDNAPRWRFARIEDVNAAEVAKMFESPWPANEHPLRDLRS, from the coding sequence ATGTCCATTTCCACCTCGCCCGCCGTCAGCGACGAAGTCGCGACTTACGTAGCCAACCGCATCGGTTTCATCGAACTGGAAAGGCCGAAAGCGCTCAACGCGCTGTCCACCGGCATGATCCGCGCGATGCACGCGGCGCTCGACCAGTGGCGCGAAGATCCCGACGTGCTGGCCGTGGTGGTGCGCAGCGCGCATCCACGCGCGTTCTGCGCGGGCGGCGATATCCGCTTCCTGTACGAGTCGGCGCAGCGCGGCGAGCAGGACGCGCGCGACACGTTTTTCATCGAGGAATACCGGCTCAATCACGCGATCTTCACCTACCCGAAACCGTACATTGCGTTGATGAACGGCGTAGTAATGGGCGGTGGCATGGGGATTTCGCAAGGTGCGCATCGTACCGGCGGCCTGCGGGTGGTGACGGACTCGACGAAGATGGCGATGCCCGAGACCCGTATCGGACTCTTTCCCGATGTCGGCGCAAGCTGGTTTCTGGCGCGCACGCCGGGTGCGCTCGGCCGTTATCTGGCGGTCACCGGCGAGACGATTGGCGCAGCCGATGCACTCTACGCAGGCCTCGCCGACACCTATATCGAAGACTCGGCCTTGCCCGCGCTAGTCGATACGCTGCGTACTGAACTGTTCGAACGTGGCGCGGACGTGGTGGCGTGCATCGAACGCGAGACCGCCGCGCATCAGGTCGTGCCGGAGCCCGATGCCGCACCGCTCGCGAGCACACGTGGGTTGATCGACCGGCATTTCGCGCTGCCCGACGTAGTGCAGATTCTCGCTTCGCTGGAGCGGGGGCGCGAGCAGGGTGGCGAGGCCGCCGATTGGGCCGAGCAGACGATCGCCGTGTTGCGCGAACGTTCGCCGTTGTCGATGGCGGTGTCGCTGGAAGTGGTGACGCGTGCCGAGGGTTCGATGGCGGACGTGTTGCGCGGCGATCTCGATCTGACGCGCACGAGCTTCGCGCAGGGCGACACGATCGAGGGGATTCGCGCGCGCATTATCGACAAGGACAACGCGCCGCGCTGGCGTTTTGCGCGCATTGAAGACGTGAACGCCGCCGAGGTGGCGAAGATGTTCGAAAGCCCTTGGCCGGCCAACGAGCACCCGTTGCGCGATCTACGGTCCTGA
- a CDS encoding TetR/AcrR family transcriptional regulator: protein MGIAERKNRQKQALRERILDAARRIVMREGFAALSMRKIADAIEYSPATLYLHFASRDEIARALCAEGYAQLLETFVPLAQIADPTARLKAIGRAYVAFGVAHPETYRLIFMEDPSYTGAALGGAAAVLAGAPVAGAAQAGASGETVESAAAETPAVASAAPGNAAGASVEPAKPDEPDDPDAAALYVMISAIEELKAAGRLPASMEVGVWAEAFWATLHGIVALNLTCPVFPTAPLDTVVGIALDAWLGTQQAGQPQGAMSAARPRKKKSAEAPSESAVEVAGNAGTQPATRPKAARA, encoded by the coding sequence ATGGGAATCGCCGAACGAAAAAACCGTCAGAAACAGGCGCTACGCGAGCGCATCCTCGATGCAGCACGGCGCATCGTGATGCGCGAAGGCTTTGCCGCGCTGTCCATGCGCAAGATTGCCGACGCCATCGAGTATTCGCCCGCCACGCTGTACCTTCACTTCGCAAGCCGCGATGAGATCGCACGGGCGTTGTGCGCGGAAGGCTATGCGCAGTTGCTGGAGACCTTCGTGCCGCTGGCGCAGATTGCCGATCCGACCGCGCGGTTGAAGGCGATCGGGCGGGCTTATGTGGCCTTCGGTGTCGCGCATCCGGAAACCTATCGTCTGATCTTCATGGAAGACCCGAGCTACACGGGCGCGGCGCTGGGCGGCGCGGCCGCTGTGCTGGCCGGTGCTCCGGTGGCTGGTGCCGCGCAGGCGGGCGCGTCGGGCGAGACGGTGGAGAGCGCGGCGGCAGAAACGCCGGCCGTGGCTTCTGCTGCGCCCGGCAACGCGGCCGGGGCGAGTGTCGAGCCTGCCAAACCAGACGAGCCAGACGACCCGGATGCTGCTGCCTTGTACGTGATGATCTCCGCGATCGAAGAATTGAAAGCGGCGGGGCGCTTGCCCGCATCGATGGAGGTGGGGGTGTGGGCGGAGGCGTTCTGGGCGACCCTGCACGGCATCGTCGCGCTCAACCTGACATGTCCCGTGTTCCCGACTGCGCCGCTGGATACCGTGGTGGGTATCGCACTCGATGCCTGGCTGGGGACGCAGCAGGCAGGGCAGCCGCAAGGCGCCATGAGCGCTGCCCGCCCGCGTAAAAAGAAGTCTGCTGAAGCGCCGTCTGAATCGGCCGTGGAGGTCGCCGGCAACGCCGGGACCCAGCCCGCCACCAGGCCTAAAGCCGCGAGGGCGTGA
- a CDS encoding NAD-dependent epimerase/dehydratase family protein, with the protein MQAIGKVGLFGAAGAAGQIIAAALSAAGRDYRVVGRSRAPLEAAFGHDPHAEIVTWNPDEPASISAAAAGLQTVIYLVGVPYDRFAEHPPLMEKTLAGVTAAGVERLILIGTVYPYGRARGNPISEDHPREPHTFKGKMRLEQEKLVLAAHGRASGSGRLSTLVLRLPDFYGPGIERSLINGVFEAAARGKRAQMIGPVDVPHEFIYLPDIGPVVETLTRTADAYGRWWHLAGTGTITQREVARQAYALAGREPKLMVAGKTMLRMLGLFNPLMRELVEMNYLMTEPVVLDDTALMKLIGPVRKTSYEDGIRRCFDAARKAASASAGTQRDSATTA; encoded by the coding sequence ATGCAAGCCATAGGAAAAGTCGGTTTATTCGGTGCCGCCGGCGCGGCAGGTCAAATCATCGCTGCCGCGCTTAGCGCGGCGGGCCGGGATTACCGGGTGGTCGGCCGCTCGCGCGCCCCGCTCGAAGCGGCCTTCGGTCACGACCCGCATGCGGAAATCGTCACGTGGAATCCAGATGAGCCGGCTTCGATCAGCGCCGCGGCTGCCGGTTTGCAGACTGTGATCTACCTGGTGGGCGTGCCCTACGACCGGTTCGCCGAGCATCCGCCGCTCATGGAAAAAACGCTCGCCGGTGTGACGGCAGCGGGTGTCGAGCGCCTCATTCTGATCGGTACCGTGTACCCGTACGGCCGTGCGCGTGGCAATCCGATCAGCGAAGATCATCCGCGTGAGCCCCACACGTTCAAGGGCAAGATGCGGCTCGAGCAGGAGAAGCTGGTGCTGGCGGCGCATGGCCGCGCCAGCGGGTCGGGCCGCCTGTCGACACTGGTGCTGCGGCTGCCGGATTTCTACGGTCCCGGCATCGAACGTAGTCTGATCAATGGCGTATTCGAGGCGGCGGCGCGGGGCAAGCGCGCACAGATGATCGGACCAGTGGATGTGCCGCACGAATTCATCTACCTGCCGGATATCGGACCGGTGGTCGAGACACTTACGCGCACGGCCGACGCATACGGCCGCTGGTGGCATCTGGCCGGCACGGGCACGATCACGCAGCGTGAAGTGGCGAGACAGGCCTACGCGCTGGCCGGCCGCGAGCCGAAGCTGATGGTCGCCGGTAAGACCATGCTGCGCATGCTCGGTCTTTTCAATCCGCTGATGCGCGAACTGGTGGAGATGAATTACCTGATGACCGAGCCGGTTGTGCTGGACGACACCGCGTTGATGAAGCTGATCGGCCCGGTCAGAAAAACCTCATACGAGGACGGTATCCGCCGTTGTTTCGATGCCGCGCGGAAAGCGGCATCGGCGAGTGCGGGAACGCAGCGGGACTCCGCGACAACGGCTTGA
- a CDS encoding DUF1488 domain-containing protein, producing MEIQFPADAPAYRDSNLTVVFPALVDGEPVPCAISVEALEDHFGAYPEDLEGWMRAFDAGRPRIEAVAREHLQISNGTPVLLRSGHFPPGNVAG from the coding sequence ATGGAAATTCAGTTTCCCGCGGATGCGCCTGCTTACCGCGACTCCAATCTGACCGTCGTGTTTCCCGCGCTCGTGGACGGCGAACCGGTGCCGTGCGCGATCTCGGTCGAGGCGCTCGAGGATCACTTCGGCGCGTACCCGGAGGATCTCGAGGGCTGGATGCGCGCGTTCGATGCCGGGCGTCCGCGCATCGAGGCAGTTGCGCGCGAGCATTTGCAGATCAGCAACGGCACGCCCGTGCTGCTCAGGAGCGGCCATTTTCCGCCCGGCAACGTGGCGGGCTGA
- a CDS encoding DMT family transporter, translated as MPPYALLAIAIVAEVIATSAMRASEGFSRLLPSAVVVIGYGIAFYCLSLTLKSIPVGIVYAVWSGAGIVLITLVAVVLYRQVPDVPAIIGLGLIIAGVAVLNIFSKMQAH; from the coding sequence ATGCCCCCTTATGCATTGCTCGCGATTGCGATCGTCGCCGAAGTGATTGCGACGTCTGCCATGCGGGCGTCGGAAGGTTTCTCGCGGCTATTGCCCTCAGCGGTCGTGGTGATCGGTTACGGCATCGCGTTCTATTGCCTGTCGCTCACGCTGAAGAGTATTCCGGTGGGCATTGTCTACGCGGTGTGGTCCGGCGCCGGCATCGTGCTGATTACCCTGGTTGCGGTCGTGTTGTACCGGCAAGTGCCGGACGTGCCGGCCATCATCGGACTCGGGCTGATCATTGCCGGGGTCGCCGTGCTGAACATCTTCTCGAAGATGCAGGCGCACTGA